CCGGCCTGATCACCGGCGCCGTCCTGCCCGCCGACCTGTCGACCTCCGTGGTGCCCGACCCCTCCCACCTGGCGATGCCGCCGCTCGACCCGGCCACGCTGCTGCGCAGCCCGAGCGGCCACGGCTACGACGCCATGGGCGACCCGCGGCTGCGCGCCCTGCTGGGCTCCGGCGACGCCGCGGCCGCCGCCGGGTCCGTGCTGATCACCGGCGGAGCGCAGCAGAGCATCGACCTGGCCGCGCGCACGCTGCTGCGAGCGGGGGAGCAAGTGCTCGTCGGCGATCCCACGTATGTCGGAGCGCTCGCCGCGTTCCGCCGGGCCGGAGCCCACGCCGTGCCCGTGGACCTCGCCGATCCCGGCGCCGTCGAGGCCGCCTTCGCCCGCCACCGCCCGGCCGCCGTCTACGTGGTCGGCGTCGACAACCCCACCGGCGCTCTATCGGTGCTGCGGCACGTCGCCGAGCTGGCCGCGGCCGCCGGAGTGCCGCTGGTCGAGGACCGCACCCTGGCGCCCCTCGTCTACGACGGAGCCTCGCCGCCCGAGCCGCTGTCCCGGCTGCATCCGCGCGGCACGGTGACGGTCGGTTCGCTGTCCAAGGTGCTGTGGGGCGGGCTGCGGGTCGGCTGGCTGACGGCACCCGAGGCGCTACTGGCCCGGATCACCGAGGTCAAGCTCGACTCCGATCTGGCCACCAGCGCCGTGGCGCAACGGCTGGCCGCCGAACTGCTGGAGCACAATCCTGCCGGGCCGTGGGTGACCGAGCTGGCGCGCCGCCGCGACCGCTTCGTCGCCGCCCTGGCCGACCGGCTGCCCGAGTGGTCCTGGGCCCGCCCGTGCGGGGGGCTGTCGGTGTGGGTGCGGCTGCCCG
The nucleotide sequence above comes from Nonomuraea helvata. Encoded proteins:
- a CDS encoding PLP-dependent aminotransferase family protein, whose product is MELLVPLLRDRLRLHQGSPSRRLAGAVADLAQTGALTPGDRLPSERELAQALGMSRGTVAAAFNALCEEGLCERRHGSGTYVTPTRSMAGLITGAVLPADLSTSVVPDPSHLAMPPLDPATLLRSPSGHGYDAMGDPRLRALLGSGDAAAAAGSVLITGGAQQSIDLAARTLLRAGEQVLVGDPTYVGALAAFRRAGAHAVPVDLADPGAVEAAFARHRPAAVYVVGVDNPTGALSVLRHVAELAAAAGVPLVEDRTLAPLVYDGASPPEPLSRLHPRGTVTVGSLSKVLWGGLRVGWLTAPEALLARITEVKLDSDLATSAVAQRLAAELLEHNPAGPWVTELARRRDRFVAALADRLPEWSWARPCGGLSVWVRLPGADGDRFAALAREEGVAVAPGSLFSPDCRHRDHLRLSFAPPPAVADQAVAALARAWARLR